Proteins encoded by one window of Planktothrix serta PCC 8927:
- a CDS encoding DUF4384 domain-containing protein: MLSTQYQDNEKQFLEEIAEEWNFNDRNKLVFVERFISSNQDLENNDLADVLEANLKKDNSDVDHQNVLKDCLSKTIWKKMVEKGCDFNGAHKDKCPIAKQWLEKTVYPQWLKQTLWKQLKTKTTARNKVGPVLAGSVGNLGLRHQKPFLDEVPLNSDILFKVNLDQPGHLILLEREPSGGMCCVCPSEYAPEFQVKGGEITLPQYPPSPYPAFTATEEGQEQILAVITPDKPSLNWLAKSQQEALELDHEHLFELLSYLEKCSTSQVFYTEYQVVDLLKGI, from the coding sequence ATGCTTTCTACCCAATATCAAGATAATGAAAAACAATTCCTTGAAGAAATAGCCGAGGAATGGAATTTTAACGATAGAAATAAATTAGTATTTGTTGAACGATTTATCAGCAGTAATCAAGATTTAGAAAATAATGATCTGGCTGATGTTTTAGAAGCTAATTTAAAAAAGGATAACTCTGATGTTGATCATCAAAACGTTTTAAAGGACTGTCTCAGCAAAACCATTTGGAAAAAAATGGTAGAAAAAGGTTGTGATTTTAATGGGGCGCATAAAGATAAATGTCCAATTGCTAAACAGTGGTTAGAAAAAACCGTTTATCCTCAATGGTTAAAACAAACCCTTTGGAAGCAATTAAAAACAAAAACAACCGCTAGGAATAAAGTCGGGCCAGTTTTAGCGGGGTCTGTGGGAAATTTGGGACTGCGACATCAAAAACCCTTTCTCGATGAAGTTCCCCTGAATAGTGATATTTTGTTTAAAGTTAATTTAGATCAACCCGGACATTTGATATTATTAGAACGGGAACCTTCTGGGGGAATGTGTTGTGTGTGTCCCTCGGAATATGCTCCAGAATTTCAGGTGAAAGGAGGAGAGATTACTTTACCTCAATATCCCCCGTCTCCTTATCCGGCTTTTACCGCAACGGAGGAGGGACAAGAACAAATTTTAGCGGTTATTACTCCCGATAAACCGTCTTTAAATTGGTTAGCAAAAAGTCAACAGGAAGCGTTAGAACTGGATCATGAACATCTCTTTGAATTGTTAAGTTATTTAGAGAAATGTTCAACCTCCCAGGTGTTTTATACAGAATATCAGGTTGTTGATCTTCTAAAGGGGATTTGA
- a CDS encoding GNAT family N-acetyltransferase, with translation MLLRKAPEKLNIDSFKLLTCCDQTWWNPASKLLENPKIMRWVLAGALSPEQAQNELQQWQKQWQKYGYGNYFVTDKQEKTLLGFVKIYNSDRSPFPQLGYAVDNPYQGRGLGTKFAETALYIAFEILNQTQLSAYARVQNHPSRRILEKVGFRCDNDNLLFENRDYCQYSLTQERYFQMLEIRQAS, from the coding sequence ATGCTTCTGAGAAAAGCCCCTGAAAAACTAAACATAGATTCCTTTAAGCTGTTAACGTGCTGTGATCAAACTTGGTGGAATCCTGCCTCTAAACTGTTGGAAAATCCCAAAATCATGAGATGGGTTTTAGCAGGCGCACTGTCTCCCGAACAGGCACAAAACGAGTTGCAGCAGTGGCAGAAACAGTGGCAAAAATATGGCTATGGTAACTATTTTGTTACCGATAAACAAGAAAAAACTTTGTTAGGTTTTGTCAAAATTTATAATAGCGATCGCTCTCCTTTCCCCCAACTGGGTTATGCCGTTGATAATCCCTATCAAGGTCGTGGCTTAGGGACAAAATTTGCTGAAACTGCCCTTTATATTGCCTTTGAAATCTTAAACCAAACCCAATTATCAGCTTATGCACGAGTCCAAAACCACCCCTCACGGCGAATCTTAGAAAAAGTTGGTTTTCGCTGCGACAACGATAATTTGTTGTTTGAAAATCGGGACTATTGCCAATATAGCTTGACTCAAGAACGCTATTTTCAAATGTTAGAAATTCGTCAAGCGTCTTAA
- a CDS encoding RNA-guided endonuclease TnpB family protein, whose translation MXITGKIKTVTISKTSTDKYFASILCEVEGTDIKQSGDNIVGIDLGLKDFAITHDGENATKYANPKHLYRHQKNLAQKQKKLSRKTKGSFSREKFRKTVAKVHEKITNSRQDFLHKLSRKLVNESQVIVVENLNVKGMVKNRKLSKAISDVGWGKFVNFIDYKLKQKNGELVEIDRFFPSSKTCSCCGHVLDELSLDIREWDCPNCHAHHDRDENAALNIRNEGIRILTEGGGNPVFADGGCVSPPASKSKGHRSVNSEAYTDPIRAV comes from the coding sequence ATGTTNATTACGGGGAAAATTAAAACAGTAACAATCTCCAAGACTTCGACTGATAAATACTTTGCTTCCATCTTATGTGAGGTAGAAGGAACTGATATTAAACAGTCGGGAGACAATATTGTTGGGATTGATTTGGGGTTAAAAGATTTTGCAATTACTCATGATGGAGAAAATGCAACTAAATACGCCAACCCTAAACATTTATATCGTCATCAGAAAAATTTAGCCCAAAAACAGAAAAAGCTCTCCCGAAAAACTAAAGGTAGTTTTTCGAGAGAGAAGTTTAGAAAAACTGTAGCTAAGGTTCATGAGAAGATAACTAATTCCCGCCAAGATTTCTTGCATAAATTATCAAGAAAATTGGTAAACGAAAGCCAAGTGATTGTCGTTGAAAACCTCAACGTCAAGGGAATGGTTAAAAACCGGAAGCTATCCAAAGCAATATCTGATGTAGGTTGGGGAAAATTCGTCAACTTTATTGATTACAAGTTGAAGCAAAAAAATGGTGAACTTGTAGAAATTGATCGCTTTTTCCCTAGTTCCAAAACCTGCTCCTGTTGTGGTCATGTCTTAGATGAGTTATCTCTGGATATCAGGGAATGGGACTGTCCTAATTGCCATGCTCACCATGACCGTGACGAAAACGCTGCACTCAACATCAGGAATGAAGGGATCAGGATATTGACTGAAGGCGGAGGGAACCCCGTCTTTGCCGATGGAGGCTGTGTAAGTCCACCTGCTAGTAAAAGTAAGGGGCATCGGTCTGTGAATTCGGAAGCCTACACCGACCCGATTAGGGCGGTGTAG
- a CDS encoding heme-binding protein yields the protein MASLPEGFPQPTPVGVIEVKQYPAYRGVTYLHQGDLTQATRKAFNPLFQHISSNQIAMTTPVEARYLQESDSLNQAEVSFLYSQPEITPQQIESDVNVTDTPTMKVVSIGIQGAYTWESYQIHLQRLKNWLKQHPEYKIIGSPRRLFYNSPMTPEDLKYSEVQIQIQDSLA from the coding sequence ATGGCATCTTTACCCGAAGGATTTCCACAACCCACTCCCGTTGGGGTAATTGAAGTGAAACAATATCCCGCTTATCGAGGGGTAACTTATTTACATCAAGGGGATTTAACTCAAGCCACTCGCAAGGCATTTAATCCCCTGTTTCAACATATTAGTAGTAATCAAATTGCGATGACAACTCCTGTGGAAGCTCGGTATTTACAGGAGTCTGATTCTCTCAATCAAGCTGAGGTTTCTTTTCTCTATTCTCAGCCTGAAATTACCCCTCAACAGATAGAATCTGATGTCAATGTCACCGATACCCCAACGATGAAAGTGGTGAGTATTGGTATCCAAGGAGCTTATACTTGGGAAAGTTATCAAATTCATTTACAACGGTTAAAAAATTGGTTAAAACAACATCCTGAATATAAAATAATCGGTTCTCCTCGTCGATTATTTTATAACTCTCCTATGACTCCTGAAGATTTAAAATATAGCGAGGTGCAAATACAAATTCAGGATTCTTTAGCATAA
- a CDS encoding NADPH-dependent FMN reductase codes for MANPPKILAFAGSAKETSFNKKLVQIAASGAKAAGAEVTYIDLRNLPMPLFDEDLEAQQGIPATVREFKDLMLAHQGLLIACPEYNSSITPLLKNAIDWASRPEPNLPGLACFNNKIAAIMSASPGGFGGMRGLVHVRAILESIGVLVIPEQRSISKAFEAFNEDGSLKDSQQQQDVENLGAKVAKLLIKLSA; via the coding sequence ATGGCAAATCCCCCCAAAATTCTCGCGTTTGCTGGTAGTGCTAAGGAAACTTCCTTTAATAAAAAGTTAGTTCAAATTGCCGCATCAGGGGCAAAAGCAGCCGGGGCAGAAGTGACCTATATTGATTTACGGAATTTACCGATGCCCTTATTTGATGAAGATTTAGAAGCGCAACAGGGAATTCCGGCGACTGTCCGTGAATTTAAAGATTTAATGTTAGCGCATCAAGGCTTATTAATTGCCTGTCCTGAGTATAATAGTTCGATTACGCCCTTGTTAAAAAATGCCATTGATTGGGCATCTCGTCCTGAACCTAATTTACCCGGATTAGCCTGTTTTAACAATAAAATTGCAGCGATTATGAGTGCATCCCCTGGAGGGTTTGGGGGAATGCGAGGATTAGTTCATGTGCGGGCAATTTTAGAAAGTATTGGAGTGTTAGTTATTCCTGAACAACGTTCAATTTCTAAGGCGTTTGAAGCCTTTAATGAAGATGGGAGTTTGAAAGATTCCCAACAACAGCAAGATGTTGAAAATTTAGGGGCAAAAGTGGCAAAATTATTGATTAAACTTTCGGCTTAA
- a CDS encoding thermonuclease family protein, producing MGTRIKNLQVTRVVDGDTIKVLLNDKREFLRLDCVDTEEILNHDSKPRTNAGIAAAEMAQQYFMNEHGFLTKVDIEFDGNEPAEVCLEKYRDHHGRLICYVHKYGENFNLKLIKEGWSPYYIKYGSSRLYHQEMMEAEADAQSHNRMIWNPQTNEHSAFRNYTILMPWWSLRASIVDDFRRYGQPNGVLSVRLDYPQILLAAMQQQKITVFCDLQEGITKWIGNSAIIHTGTKDHSLKLWIPEATDGKYAPLVYLINKRYTGLGRGYVYVTGQVTMYRDKPEITLTSLQQLSDFSPMFQSASSTNSPTFIYNKTQN from the coding sequence GTGGGAACTCGGATTAAGAACTTACAAGTCACAAGAGTCGTGGATGGGGACACCATCAAAGTCTTACTCAATGATAAGCGGGAATTCTTAAGACTCGATTGTGTGGATACAGAAGAAATACTCAACCATGATTCTAAACCCCGAACAAATGCGGGAATTGCTGCGGCGGAAATGGCACAACAATATTTTATGAATGAACATGGTTTTTTAACAAAAGTTGATATTGAATTTGATGGCAATGAACCTGCTGAAGTGTGTTTAGAAAAATATCGAGATCATCACGGACGGTTAATTTGTTATGTGCATAAATATGGAGAAAATTTTAACTTAAAATTAATTAAGGAAGGCTGGAGTCCCTATTATATTAAATATGGAAGCTCTCGATTATATCATCAAGAAATGATGGAGGCTGAAGCCGATGCTCAATCCCATAATCGCATGATTTGGAATCCCCAAACCAATGAACATAGTGCCTTTAGAAACTATACAATTTTAATGCCTTGGTGGTCATTAAGAGCTTCAATTGTAGATGATTTTCGTCGCTATGGACAACCCAATGGCGTGTTATCAGTGCGTTTAGATTACCCCCAAATTTTATTAGCTGCTATGCAGCAACAAAAGATTACGGTTTTCTGTGATTTACAAGAAGGAATTACGAAATGGATAGGCAATAGTGCCATTATTCATACCGGAACAAAAGACCACAGTTTAAAATTATGGATTCCTGAAGCCACTGATGGAAAATATGCTCCCCTCGTTTATTTAATTAATAAACGCTATACCGGGTTAGGACGGGGTTATGTTTATGTGACGGGACAAGTAACGATGTATCGAGATAAACCCGAAATCACTCTAACCAGTCTGCAACAATTATCGGATTTCTCCCCGATGTTTCAATCGGCGAGTTCGACAAATTCCCCGACTTTCATTTACAATAAAACCCAGAACTGA
- a CDS encoding type II toxin-antitoxin system RelE/ParE family toxin, with protein MNDPNLILQVVFYKSELGNEPVREWLKSLSPNEKKIIGTDVKTVQFGWLMGMPLVKKLVANLWEVRISLDNKID; from the coding sequence ATGAATGATCCTAACCTGATTTTACAGGTTGTTTTTTACAAATCAGAACTTGGCAATGAGCCTGTTAGAGAATGGCTAAAGTCCTTATCTCCTAATGAAAAGAAAATTATTGGGACAGATGTTAAAACCGTGCAGTTTGGTTGGCTGATGGGAATGCCCTTGGTTAAAAAGTTGGTAGCCAACTTATGGGAAGTTAGAATATCTTTAGATAATAAAATAGATTAA
- a CDS encoding helix-turn-helix domain-containing protein, whose translation MNNQYIGSDFDTFLEEEGILSEVEAIAIKRVIAYQIQEAMNQAGLSKSEMARQMNTSRSSLQRLLDPKNSSLNLQTITKAASVLGKKLKVEFVLESNSDRGLS comes from the coding sequence ATGAACAATCAATATATTGGCAGTGATTTTGATACGTTTCTTGAAGAAGAAGGAATATTATCAGAGGTAGAAGCAATAGCAATCAAAAGGGTAATTGCTTACCAAATTCAAGAAGCCATGAATCAAGCCGGACTTTCAAAAAGCGAAATGGCTCGACAAATGAACACTAGCCGATCTTCTTTACAACGGCTTCTTGATCCTAAAAATTCATCTTTAAATTTACAAACAATTACTAAAGCTGCATCAGTATTGGGTAAAAAATTAAAAGTTGAATTTGTCTTAGAATCCAATAGCGATCGCGGCTTGTCCTGA
- a CDS encoding Uma2 family endonuclease gives MTLMTIKDLENLQATLSEAGQDYQLELENGKIIVMGPSDIISSEIGVRLIAFLFAWVEPRRLGRIFDSAGGFIMPDTNLKAPDVSFVRASQLQQSVRYFAELVPDLVVEIKSQSDRVKTLEKKLKKFLELGAIVGILIDPDELTVTVYRPTGETIILANEDILTLPELFPGWELSISNLWPPIFTEAEVDD, from the coding sequence ATGACACTGATGACAATAAAAGATTTAGAAAATTTACAAGCAACTCTCTCAGAAGCTGGACAGGATTACCAATTAGAACTTGAAAATGGTAAAATTATCGTTATGGGGCCATCAGATATTATCTCTAGCGAAATAGGTGTCCGTTTAATTGCTTTTCTATTCGCTTGGGTTGAACCTCGTCGCTTAGGGCGAATATTTGACTCCGCAGGGGGTTTTATCATGCCCGATACTAACTTAAAAGCACCCGATGTTTCTTTTGTTCGTGCATCTCAGTTACAACAAAGTGTCCGCTATTTTGCCGAATTAGTTCCTGATTTAGTTGTAGAAATCAAATCTCAAAGTGATCGAGTTAAAACACTAGAAAAAAAGCTCAAAAAGTTTTTAGAATTAGGGGCAATTGTGGGAATTTTAATTGACCCTGATGAATTGACTGTTACCGTTTATCGACCAACTGGAGAAACCATCATATTAGCAAACGAAGATATTTTAACTTTACCCGAACTATTCCCCGGTTGGGAATTATCAATTTCTAACCTATGGCCTCCTATTTTTACAGAAGCAGAAGTTGATGATTAA
- a CDS encoding endonuclease NucS domain-containing protein, giving the protein MLNYFNLRKTGTRWEFEREETLEDFLFTRLQPIFSLTVLHRQYIVQGQRCDLLAVDTDQRLVILELKNVEDRGIVQQLTRYYDAVLEEKPYAQIVDYYKPVHLIAIAPSFHRDNLTDRKYHKLEFQFLQFAVIQNADHFYLNLKDIDTQTLSSVEIPYQEPNFSDIPSPSQNFFKLIKNSDEQQKNKILEIRQKLLSFDQRMQEFSSAGSILYGNGNGKTSKYCAEFCRLPQGDIILFLWIPLKCGESDRISRGRIWTDWDEKALIEGYVARGMGTEINQRKRLIKNLFEKIKDGYESQENRFLSYFSYNNRYIQLQCSRKYTHNYVKQTDMIRKKIMIFKPVTYEEMKLIELDIEIIKGKTGIERELEKSPYKSLNSLIDLALEKWLARI; this is encoded by the coding sequence ATGTTAAATTATTTCAACTTGCGAAAAACGGGAACTCGATGGGAATTTGAAAGAGAGGAAACCTTAGAGGATTTTCTATTTACTCGTTTACAACCTATTTTCAGTTTAACTGTTTTACATCGTCAATATATTGTACAGGGTCAACGGTGTGATTTGTTGGCGGTTGACACTGATCAACGATTAGTCATATTAGAATTAAAAAATGTTGAAGATCGAGGAATTGTTCAACAGTTAACTCGTTATTATGATGCGGTATTAGAAGAAAAACCTTATGCTCAAATCGTTGATTATTATAAACCTGTTCACTTAATAGCGATCGCGCCTTCATTTCATCGAGATAATTTAACGGATCGAAAGTATCATAAACTAGAGTTTCAGTTTTTACAGTTTGCAGTTATTCAAAACGCTGATCACTTTTATTTGAATTTAAAAGATATTGATACTCAAACTCTATCATCGGTTGAAATTCCGTATCAAGAACCCAATTTTTCTGACATCCCTAGTCCATCTCAAAACTTTTTTAAGCTGATTAAAAATAGTGATGAACAGCAAAAAAATAAAATCTTAGAAATTCGGCAAAAGTTACTAAGTTTTGATCAAAGAATGCAGGAATTTTCCAGCGCAGGAAGTATTTTATATGGAAATGGGAATGGTAAAACCAGTAAATATTGTGCTGAATTTTGCCGTCTTCCTCAAGGAGATATAATCTTGTTTTTGTGGATTCCTTTAAAATGTGGAGAAAGCGATAGAATCAGTCGAGGTAGAATTTGGACAGATTGGGATGAAAAAGCATTAATTGAGGGTTATGTTGCGAGGGGTATGGGGACTGAGATTAATCAAAGAAAAAGATTAATAAAAAACTTATTTGAAAAAATCAAGGATGGATATGAGTCTCAAGAAAATAGATTTTTAAGTTATTTTTCCTATAATAATAGATATATTCAGCTACAATGTTCTCGAAAATATACCCATAATTATGTTAAGCAAACTGATATGATTCGCAAAAAAATTATGATTTTTAAACCTGTTACTTATGAAGAAATGAAACTCATTGAACTTGATATTGAAATAATTAAAGGAAAGACAGGCATAGAAAGAGAATTAGAGAAATCTCCTTATAAATCTCTGAACTCTTTAATTGATTTAGCTTTAGAAAAATGGTTGGCTAGAATTTAG
- a CDS encoding hybrid sensor histidine kinase/response regulator: protein MMTRDRTSKLPKSRQIPLRLVLIIPFILQIVGAVGLVGFLSYRSGQKAVEDMANSLISEIGDRIEQSLNSYLNAPEQVVQTNTSLIRQGILDYQNLPKLQTHFAQQLQIFQRVSGLMIADEQKNFLEVSRYTSAELTVRTLKGSKSKNFYCYRADLTGKIHQLLQIRTDFNPHNDPPGGKAWYSAVRTAKMGIWGIFVNLSQGKDRPVLVVSYTLPFYDNRGEFQGVLGSGLYLMQVGDFLQHLKIGNTGKAFLIDQQGQMIANSINEVPFITTAKSELSQNVNASSRRLKATASKNKLIRLTSQYLTDHFKLQDIQKIQKLNLLVDGQKYFVQVLPVNKQNLNLLTVIVIPESDFMEHIQKNAYLTIVLCGITLVVATVIGIFTACWITQPILKLSQLSRVLVLGKGEKFYPENEIIETKSITEISTLAQSFKKMAYQLQTAFETLENRVQERTAELVIAKEKAEVANQTKSAFIANMSHELRSPLNAILGFSQLMLRTKDLPYQQYENAGIIHRSGEYLLTLINNVLDFSKIEAKKTTLNQKDFDLYQLLEDLEDMLHLRAVNAGLELIFVLGDNLPRYIYTDDVKLRQVLLNLLGNAIKFTLKGEVVLRVNSQENEDHQNQTLNFQISDTGKGISEEELTQLFEAFSQTESGREAQEGTGLGLVISRQFVQLMGGDITVESELGKGTTFQFSIPVQLGQESTKIEQINPQRVLALAPEQPTYKILTVDDKAINCQLLIKLLSPLGFEVKQASNGQEAIAIWEQWQPHLIFMDMRMPVMDGYEATKYIKSTTQGNTTAIIALTASVLEEEKAITLSAGCDDFMRKPFKESTIFEVLTKHLGVKYIYENVTDGNSQTGEIINELPRLTTEQFQIMPQEWLLRLYQAVLEADDQQIMKLIPEIPETEAAFAKSLTKLVRQFQFEQIIDLIEPLVGDYN from the coding sequence ATGATGACTCGCGATCGCACCTCAAAATTGCCAAAATCTCGACAAATTCCCCTGAGATTAGTATTAATAATCCCCTTTATTTTACAAATTGTGGGAGCCGTAGGATTAGTCGGTTTTCTCTCCTATCGTAGTGGACAAAAAGCTGTAGAAGATATGGCAAACTCTTTGATTTCAGAAATCGGCGATCGCATTGAACAAAGCTTAAACAGCTATCTCAATGCACCCGAACAAGTTGTTCAAACGAATACTTCTCTCATCCGTCAAGGAATTTTAGATTACCAAAATTTACCTAAACTACAAACACACTTTGCCCAGCAATTGCAAATTTTTCAGAGAGTCAGTGGTCTGATGATTGCTGACGAACAGAAAAACTTTTTAGAAGTTTCACGATATACATCTGCTGAACTTACCGTTAGAACTTTGAAGGGTTCAAAAAGCAAAAACTTCTATTGTTACCGAGCAGATCTCACAGGTAAAATTCATCAGTTACTACAGATTAGAACTGACTTTAATCCCCATAATGACCCACCCGGAGGTAAGGCTTGGTATAGTGCAGTACGGACAGCCAAGATGGGAATTTGGGGCATTTTTGTCAACTTGTCACAGGGAAAAGATCGCCCAGTTCTGGTCGTTTCCTATACTCTACCATTTTATGATAACAGAGGCGAATTTCAAGGGGTACTCGGTTCAGGTCTATATCTGATGCAGGTTGGAGATTTTCTCCAACATCTAAAAATTGGGAACACAGGAAAAGCATTTTTAATAGATCAACAAGGACAAATGATTGCCAATTCCATTAATGAAGTCCCATTTATAACGACCGCTAAAAGTGAGTTATCTCAAAATGTTAATGCGAGTTCCCGGCGATTAAAAGCAACAGCTAGTAAAAATAAACTGATTCGATTAACCTCCCAATATTTAACAGATCACTTTAAACTACAAGATATTCAAAAAATTCAAAAATTAAATTTATTAGTAGATGGTCAGAAATATTTTGTGCAGGTTTTACCTGTAAACAAACAAAATTTAAACTTGCTAACCGTTATTGTTATTCCTGAATCTGACTTCATGGAACATATTCAGAAAAATGCCTATTTGACAATTGTATTGTGTGGTATAACTCTTGTTGTTGCCACAGTAATTGGTATTTTTACTGCTTGCTGGATTACTCAACCGATTTTAAAATTAAGTCAATTAAGTCGGGTTTTAGTCTTAGGGAAAGGGGAAAAATTTTATCCAGAAAATGAGATAATAGAAACTAAAAGTATTACAGAAATATCGACTCTTGCCCAGTCATTTAAGAAAATGGCTTATCAGTTACAAACTGCTTTTGAAACTTTAGAAAATCGAGTCCAAGAAAGAACAGCAGAATTAGTGATTGCTAAGGAAAAAGCGGAAGTGGCTAATCAGACTAAAAGTGCTTTTATTGCCAATATGAGCCATGAATTGCGGAGTCCATTAAATGCAATTCTGGGTTTTTCTCAGTTAATGTTACGCACAAAAGATCTACCTTATCAACAATATGAAAATGCGGGGATTATTCATCGTAGTGGGGAGTATTTATTAACTTTAATTAATAATGTTCTCGATTTTTCTAAAATTGAAGCCAAGAAAACGACTCTGAATCAAAAGGATTTTGATCTCTATCAATTGTTAGAGGATTTAGAAGATATGCTCCATTTAAGGGCGGTTAATGCCGGGTTAGAATTAATTTTCGTTCTGGGGGATAATTTACCTCGTTATATTTACACTGATGACGTTAAATTACGTCAAGTTTTACTTAATTTATTAGGGAATGCGATTAAATTTACATTAAAAGGTGAAGTTGTTTTAAGGGTTAATAGCCAGGAAAATGAAGATCATCAAAATCAGACTTTAAACTTTCAAATTAGCGACACCGGAAAAGGAATTTCTGAAGAAGAGTTAACTCAATTATTTGAAGCTTTTTCTCAAACAGAATCAGGACGAGAAGCCCAAGAAGGAACCGGATTAGGATTAGTCATTAGTCGTCAATTTGTGCAGTTAATGGGGGGAGATATTACGGTAGAGAGTGAATTAGGCAAAGGCACAACTTTTCAATTTTCGATTCCGGTACAATTAGGTCAAGAATCAACTAAAATTGAACAAATTAATCCCCAACGAGTATTAGCACTAGCACCCGAACAACCGACTTATAAAATCTTGACAGTAGATGATAAAGCGATTAATTGCCAATTATTAATAAAATTACTTTCACCTTTAGGATTTGAAGTGAAACAAGCCAGTAATGGACAGGAAGCGATCGCAATTTGGGAACAATGGCAACCCCATTTAATATTTATGGATATGAGAATGCCTGTCATGGATGGTTATGAAGCGACTAAATATATTAAATCCACTACTCAAGGTAATACTACCGCAATTATTGCTTTAACTGCCAGTGTCCTAGAAGAAGAAAAAGCAATTACTCTGTCGGCTGGATGTGATGATTTTATGCGTAAACCCTTTAAAGAATCTACAATTTTTGAAGTATTAACTAAACATTTAGGAGTCAAATATATTTATGAAAATGTGACAGATGGGAATAGTCAAACAGGAGAGATAATTAATGAATTACCCCGACTAACGACAGAACAATTCCAAATCATGCCCCAAGAATGGCTGCTGAGATTATATCAAGCAGTTCTGGAAGCGGATGATCAGCAAATTATGAAATTAATCCCAGAAATTCCCGAAACCGAAGCTGCTTTTGCTAAAAGCTTGACTAAACTGGTGCGTCAATTTCAATTTGAGCAAATTATTGATTTAATAGAACCTCTGGTTGGGGATTATAATTAA